In Ectothiorhodospira sp. BSL-9, a single window of DNA contains:
- a CDS encoding acetyl-CoA carboxylase biotin carboxylase subunit produces the protein MIKKLLIANRGEIAVRIIRACAEMGITSVAVYTDADRHGLHVKKADESYSIGPDSLSGYLNVHRMVNMARTAGCDAIHPGYGFLSENPEFARVCAQRGIQFVGPDSNVISRMGDKVAAREAMIEAGVPVIPGSEGNLSDVEEAASLARDIGYPVMLKATNGGGGRGIRRCDDEAGLRRNYDRVRSEATKAFGSTEIFMEKAIVNPRHIEAQILADRHGNVIHLYERDCSIQRRHQKLVEIAPSPQLTPEQREYVGELAVRAARAVGYENAGTVEFLMDADDSFYFMEMNTRLQVEHPVTEMITGVDIVQEQIRIAAGEPLRYSQDQISCRGFAIEFRVNAEDPKNDFLPSFGRITRYFAPGGPGVRTDGAIYTGYHIPPHYDSMCAKLIVWALDWESLIPRARRALNDMGVYGVKTTIPYHLEILDSEAFRKGSFDTGYVDAHPELTQYSVRRPTRELAAVIAAAISAHKGL, from the coding sequence GTGATAAAGAAGCTTCTGATCGCCAACCGCGGTGAGATCGCCGTTCGTATCATCCGCGCCTGCGCGGAGATGGGCATCACCTCCGTGGCCGTGTACACCGATGCGGACCGCCACGGACTGCATGTGAAAAAGGCCGACGAGTCCTATTCCATCGGCCCCGACTCCCTCTCCGGCTACCTGAACGTGCACCGCATGGTGAACATGGCGCGCACGGCCGGCTGCGATGCCATCCACCCGGGTTACGGATTTCTCTCGGAAAACCCCGAATTTGCCCGGGTTTGCGCCCAGCGCGGCATCCAGTTCGTGGGGCCCGACAGCAATGTCATCAGTCGCATGGGCGACAAGGTCGCCGCCCGCGAGGCCATGATCGAAGCCGGCGTGCCCGTCATCCCGGGCAGCGAGGGTAACCTCTCCGATGTGGAGGAGGCTGCCAGCCTGGCCCGCGACATCGGCTACCCGGTCATGCTCAAGGCCACCAACGGGGGCGGCGGCCGTGGCATCCGCCGCTGCGATGACGAGGCCGGCCTGCGCCGCAACTATGACCGTGTGCGCTCCGAGGCCACCAAGGCCTTTGGCAGCACCGAGATCTTCATGGAAAAGGCCATCGTCAACCCGCGCCACATCGAGGCACAGATCCTGGCCGACCGCCACGGCAACGTGATCCACCTCTACGAGCGGGACTGTTCCATCCAGCGGCGCCATCAAAAACTGGTGGAGATCGCCCCCTCGCCCCAGCTCACCCCCGAGCAGCGTGAATACGTGGGCGAACTGGCCGTACGCGCCGCCCGGGCCGTGGGTTACGAGAACGCCGGCACCGTGGAATTCCTCATGGATGCCGACGACAGCTTCTACTTCATGGAGATGAACACCCGCCTGCAGGTGGAGCACCCGGTCACCGAGATGATCACGGGTGTCGACATCGTCCAGGAGCAGATCCGTATCGCCGCCGGCGAGCCGTTGCGCTACAGCCAGGATCAGATCAGTTGCCGCGGCTTCGCGATAGAATTTCGTGTCAACGCCGAAGACCCGAAAAACGATTTCCTGCCCAGCTTTGGTCGCATCACCCGCTATTTCGCCCCCGGCGGCCCGGGGGTGCGCACCGACGGCGCCATCTACACCGGCTACCACATCCCGCCCCACTACGACTCCATGTGCGCCAAGCTCATTGTCTGGGCGCTGGACTGGGAGTCCCTGATCCCTCGGGCCCGCCGCGCCCTGAACGACATGGGCGTGTACGGCGTGAAGACCACCATCCCGTATCATCTGGAGATCCTGGACAGCGAGGCCTTCCGCAAGGGCAGCTTCGACACGGGTTACGTGGATGCCCACCCGGAACTCACCCAATATTCCGTTCGTCGCCCCACCCGGGAACTGGCGGCCGTGATCGCCGCTGCGATTTCCGCTCACAAGGGTCTCTGA
- the oadA gene encoding sodium-extruding oxaloacetate decarboxylase subunit alpha, which produces MSKVTITDLTLRDGHQSLIATRMRTEDMLPICEKMDAVGFWSLEVWGGATFDACLRFLKEDPWERLRQLREALPNTRLQMLLRGQNLLGYRHYADDVVRGFVAKSADNGMDVFRIFDAMNDTRNVRVAIEAVKKEGKHAQGAISYTTSPVHTPEQFVTMAREMVDMGCDSIAIKDMAGLLTPYATGELVSALTDAVSVPIHLHTHATAGLSEMCHLKAVENGAANINTAMSAFAGGTSHAPTESMVAALHDSQYTTGLDLAALQEIGFYFREIRKKYHQFESEFTGVDTRVQTTQVPGGMISNLVSQLKAQGALDKVNQVMTEIPRVREDLGYPPLVTPTSQIVGTQAVMNVLTEERYQTITNEVKSYLQGRYGRTPGQVNAVVRRKAIGDAEVIECRPADLLQDEMDALRKQVGDLAQSEEDVMIYAMFPDLGREYLEHRRDGKLVPEPLEPVGAKAEEKNAPVEFKATLHGETYHIKVTGTGHKRDHERPFYVTVDGMPEEIVVETLDELALDGDGGARRDGPRGSGRPRATKPGHVSTSMPGTIIDVLVKEGDEVKAGDGVLILEAMKMETEVQAPVGGVVKAIHVSKGDSVNPDDALVEIEGS; this is translated from the coding sequence ATGTCCAAGGTAACGATCACCGACCTGACCCTGCGAGACGGCCACCAGAGCCTGATCGCCACGCGCATGCGCACGGAGGACATGCTCCCCATCTGCGAGAAGATGGATGCGGTGGGCTTCTGGTCCCTGGAAGTCTGGGGCGGCGCCACCTTCGATGCCTGCCTGCGCTTTTTGAAGGAAGACCCATGGGAGCGCCTGCGCCAATTGCGCGAGGCCCTGCCCAACACCCGTCTGCAGATGCTGCTGCGTGGCCAGAACCTGCTGGGCTACCGCCATTATGCCGACGACGTGGTGCGCGGCTTCGTCGCCAAAAGTGCCGATAACGGCATGGATGTGTTCCGCATCTTCGACGCCATGAACGACACCCGCAACGTGCGCGTGGCCATCGAGGCGGTCAAGAAGGAAGGCAAGCACGCCCAGGGTGCCATCAGCTACACCACAAGCCCGGTGCATACCCCGGAGCAGTTCGTGACCATGGCCCGTGAGATGGTGGACATGGGCTGTGACAGCATCGCCATCAAGGACATGGCCGGCCTGCTCACGCCCTATGCCACGGGCGAGTTGGTCTCCGCCCTCACCGATGCGGTGTCCGTGCCCATCCACCTGCACACCCATGCCACGGCGGGCCTCTCCGAGATGTGCCACCTCAAGGCCGTGGAGAACGGTGCGGCCAACATCAACACCGCCATGTCGGCCTTTGCCGGCGGTACCAGCCACGCCCCCACGGAGAGCATGGTGGCGGCCCTGCATGACAGCCAGTACACCACCGGTCTGGATCTGGCCGCGCTCCAGGAGATCGGCTTTTACTTCCGCGAGATCCGCAAGAAGTATCACCAGTTCGAGAGTGAATTCACCGGCGTGGACACCCGGGTACAGACCACCCAGGTACCCGGCGGCATGATTTCCAACCTGGTCAGCCAGCTCAAGGCCCAGGGGGCCCTGGACAAGGTGAACCAGGTGATGACCGAGATCCCCCGGGTCCGCGAGGATCTGGGCTATCCGCCGCTGGTCACCCCCACTTCCCAGATCGTGGGCACCCAGGCGGTGATGAATGTGCTCACCGAAGAGCGCTACCAGACCATCACCAACGAGGTGAAGAGCTACCTGCAGGGTCGCTACGGCCGCACCCCAGGCCAGGTGAACGCCGTGGTGCGCCGCAAGGCCATCGGTGATGCCGAGGTGATCGAATGCCGACCTGCCGACCTGCTGCAGGATGAGATGGACGCCCTGCGCAAGCAGGTGGGCGACCTGGCCCAGTCTGAAGAAGACGTGATGATCTACGCCATGTTCCCGGACCTGGGCCGCGAGTACCTGGAGCATCGCCGCGATGGCAAGCTGGTGCCCGAACCCCTGGAGCCTGTGGGCGCCAAGGCCGAGGAGAAGAACGCCCCGGTGGAATTCAAGGCCACCCTCCATGGCGAGACCTACCACATCAAGGTCACCGGCACCGGCCACAAGCGGGATCACGAGCGCCCCTTCTATGTGACCGTGGACGGCATGCCGGAAGAGATTGTCGTCGAGACCCTGGACGAACTGGCCCTGGATGGCGACGGCGGTGCCCGGCGCGATGGCCCGCGGGGCAGCGGTCGCCCCCGTGCCACCAAGCCCGGCCACGTGAGCACTTCCATGCCCGGCACCATCATCGATGTGCTGGTCAAGGAAGGCGACGAGGTCAAGGCCGGTGACGGGGTGCTGATCCTGGAAGCCATGAAGATGGAAACCGAAGTCCAGGCACCCGTGGGTGGTGTGGTCAAGGCCATCCATGTGAGCAAGGGCGACAGCGTCAATCCCGATGATGCCCTGGTGGAGATCGAGGGCAGCTGA
- a CDS encoding nucleoside triphosphate pyrophosphatase translates to MNPGLVLASTSPFRRELLQRLALPFDTCSPQVDETPKAGEAPGAMVARLAEAKARAGAEQKPDSLIIGSDQCAELDGRILGKPGDHQRAVEQLGAASGRTVVFHTGLCLLNAVTGEAQVDVVPFKVRFRSLSAEQIENYLRKEEPYQCAGSIKSEGLGIALFEVMEGDDPTALVGLPLIRLCTMMERAGLNVV, encoded by the coding sequence ATGAACCCCGGACTCGTCCTGGCCTCCACCTCGCCGTTCCGCCGCGAACTGCTGCAGCGCCTTGCCCTGCCCTTCGATACCTGCTCACCCCAGGTGGATGAGACCCCGAAGGCGGGAGAGGCCCCGGGCGCCATGGTGGCCCGCCTGGCCGAGGCCAAGGCCCGGGCGGGTGCCGAGCAAAAACCCGACAGCCTCATCATCGGCTCCGACCAGTGCGCCGAGCTGGATGGCCGGATACTGGGCAAGCCCGGCGACCACCAACGGGCCGTGGAACAGCTGGGGGCCGCTTCGGGCCGCACGGTGGTCTTCCACACCGGCCTGTGCCTGTTGAATGCCGTCACCGGAGAGGCGCAGGTGGACGTGGTGCCCTTCAAGGTACGGTTTCGCTCACTGAGCGCCGAGCAGATCGAGAACTACCTGCGCAAGGAAGAGCCCTACCAGTGTGCCGGCAGTATCAAGTCGGAAGGCTTGGGTATCGCGCTGTTCGAGGTAATGGAGGGAGACGACCCCACAGCGCTGGTGGGGCTCCCGCTCATCCGCCTGTGTACCATGATGGAGCGGGCAGGCCTCAATGTCGTGTAG
- a CDS encoding FHA domain-containing protein: MTANSGDDHEERSPTQRISAERMHALYDLNARMVFGLHGAEHWFTAGARVFVLGRSHDCDLMVSVPVASRHHARVIYRKGKFVLIDQSTNGTYVRLQGNDEICLLNGEELPLVGEGLISLGRPVAEDDTHLVSFTVPH, translated from the coding sequence ATGACAGCTAATTCAGGCGACGATCACGAGGAACGCTCCCCCACGCAGCGGATCAGTGCGGAGAGGATGCATGCACTCTATGATCTCAATGCCCGTATGGTGTTCGGTTTGCACGGGGCGGAACACTGGTTCACCGCAGGTGCCCGCGTGTTCGTGCTGGGGCGCAGCCATGACTGCGACCTGATGGTGTCGGTGCCTGTGGCCTCAAGGCATCATGCCCGGGTGATCTACCGCAAGGGCAAGTTCGTGCTGATCGATCAGAGTACGAATGGAACCTATGTGCGTTTGCAGGGCAATGATGAAATCTGCCTGCTCAACGGCGAGGAATTGCCGTTGGTGGGGGAGGGGTTGATCAGTCTGGGACGCCCGGTAGCCGAGGACGACACGCACCTGGTGAGCTTTACCGTGCCCCACTGA
- a CDS encoding L-lactate dehydrogenase: MAKNSVGIIGTGNVGVAAAYSIFQRQIAGDLILVDRDHQRAEGEAMDLMHGQSLVGRVMVRAGDYADLADCSVIVITAGVNQKPGESRLELLNRNAAVFREIAGHLDRHAPDAVLVIATNPVDILTYVMQRLTQRPAQRVIGTGTMLDTSRFRAALGEYYGVNPRSVHAYIMGEHGDSEVPIWSSAKVGGLNLFEQTVNGRHFDARAMERLFQQVKTAAFDIISRKGYTNTAIGLVIAYLVRVILEDQKSVLAVSVDPQGDYGLQDVCLSIPCIVGRDGIESRVAPLINDAELKGMQASAQVLRDNLKGMSID; encoded by the coding sequence ATGGCCAAGAATAGTGTAGGCATCATCGGCACCGGCAACGTAGGGGTTGCCGCGGCCTATTCCATCTTTCAACGACAGATCGCAGGCGATCTGATCCTGGTGGACCGGGATCATCAGCGTGCCGAAGGCGAGGCCATGGACCTGATGCACGGCCAGTCCCTGGTGGGACGGGTCATGGTCCGCGCCGGCGACTATGCCGACCTGGCCGACTGTAGCGTGATCGTCATCACCGCCGGCGTCAACCAGAAGCCTGGCGAGTCGCGCCTGGAACTGCTCAACCGCAACGCCGCCGTGTTCCGCGAGATCGCCGGTCATCTGGACCGCCACGCGCCCGACGCCGTGCTGGTGATTGCCACCAATCCAGTGGACATCCTCACCTACGTGATGCAGCGCCTCACGCAACGACCGGCCCAACGCGTGATCGGCACCGGAACCATGCTGGACACCTCCAGGTTCCGCGCCGCGCTGGGTGAATACTATGGCGTGAACCCCCGCTCGGTGCATGCCTACATCATGGGCGAGCACGGTGATTCCGAGGTCCCCATCTGGAGCAGCGCCAAGGTGGGTGGGCTGAACCTGTTCGAGCAGACAGTCAACGGCCGGCACTTCGATGCCCGGGCCATGGAGAGATTATTTCAGCAGGTAAAGACCGCCGCCTTTGATATCATCTCGCGCAAGGGCTACACCAACACCGCCATTGGCCTGGTGATTGCCTACCTGGTGCGCGTGATCCTGGAGGATCAGAAGAGCGTTCTGGCGGTGAGTGTGGACCCGCAAGGAGACTATGGCCTGCAGGATGTCTGCCTGAGCATTCCCTGCATCGTTGGCCGGGACGGCATTGAATCCCGCGTGGCGCCATTGATCAACGATGCGGAGCTCAAGGGCATGCAGGCCTCGGCACAGGTCCTGAGGGACAACCTCAAGGGCATGTCCATCGATTGA
- a CDS encoding ion transporter, whose amino-acid sequence MHAVAGPRARVGAFIESDRIQRWIIALILINAAVLGLETSPTVMEHTVGPWLLVADKIILGIFVVEILLKLFAQGWGFFRRPWNVFDFLVVGIALVPASGPMAVLRVLRLLRLVSMMPKLRFIVEALLKAIPGILSILGLLVLLFYVFAVIATGLFGKSFPEWFGNLGQSMYTLFQVMTLESWSMGIARPVMEEYNWAWVFFVPFILIATFTILNLFIAIIVNTMQSMQEDQQQFEHDTIEEVVHAENTQLHEDLKALRQEIRELRKEISSDRPSGPG is encoded by the coding sequence ATGCACGCCGTGGCCGGTCCACGCGCCCGTGTGGGCGCCTTTATCGAATCCGACCGCATTCAGCGCTGGATCATCGCGCTGATCCTCATCAATGCAGCGGTGCTGGGCCTGGAGACCTCGCCGACCGTCATGGAGCACACGGTGGGGCCGTGGCTGCTGGTGGCAGACAAGATCATTCTGGGCATCTTTGTGGTGGAAATCCTGCTCAAGCTATTCGCCCAGGGCTGGGGCTTTTTCCGACGCCCCTGGAACGTGTTCGACTTCCTGGTGGTGGGCATCGCCCTGGTCCCGGCCTCCGGGCCCATGGCCGTGCTACGGGTGCTGCGTCTGTTGCGCCTCGTGTCCATGATGCCCAAACTCCGCTTCATCGTGGAGGCCCTGCTCAAGGCCATACCGGGCATCCTGTCCATCCTCGGCCTGCTGGTCCTGTTGTTCTACGTGTTTGCGGTGATCGCCACAGGCCTGTTCGGCAAGAGCTTCCCGGAATGGTTTGGCAACCTGGGGCAATCCATGTACACCCTCTTCCAGGTCATGACCCTGGAGAGCTGGTCCATGGGCATCGCCCGACCGGTGATGGAGGAATACAACTGGGCCTGGGTGTTCTTCGTGCCCTTCATCCTGATTGCCACCTTCACCATCCTGAACCTGTTCATCGCCATCATCGTCAACACCATGCAGTCGATGCAGGAGGATCAGCAGCAGTTCGAGCATGACACCATCGAAGAAGTGGTCCACGCCGAGAACACGCAGTTGCACGAGGACCTCAAGGCACTGCGCCAGGAGATCCGGGAACTGCGCAAGGAGATCTCCAGCGACCGCCCATCCGGCCCGGGTTAA
- a CDS encoding PepSY domain-containing protein codes for MKILVLLHRWLTLLLLPLFGLIIITGAILSFAPIIKDLASGPAAQEPVPVDRLLQVLARVDPQARSRAVEFEEPGIAVVEFSRQGQREWQAFDLGSGQLLEQRAIGADFFHTVQHLHKHLLLDLDIVVDIATYLMVLVIIVGPLLAWPRLRHTLVGWHTLLGWAGFPLVLMVSATGVMMALSLGTPQFPEVDRDQGHMPMAQAIERAVEEGGLTHVWDARRMQTAAVAINGRAGEASAAFVVTRDDVTRVGSYPGLVAELHEGTWAGGWSGALNLLASMLLMALMVTGLVSWGRRGLQSRRRTGDADADILVAWASQTGTAARLAQATTEALRQGGARVMGASLAGLSPSELKAFRRVFLIASTAGDGQVPEPARGFLKALEGANLKGCRFAVLALGDSSYTHFCAGGLVLHDALKRAGAEECLPLVKVDCDPTEPWAQWLRDVGQDVGVTPGAVEAPRGDQSVTLTLERRTQLNDPADPVTHEVWSLQWQSAEPLAFRPGDLLLVAPGAGEPGRPYSIGSSSEVDPHRLLLTVALTRRQDAEGNSCWGKASGLLCRGFKEGDTLEATLRPHPDFNPPEDPSRPMIMIAAGCGVAPFVGFVEEQAHGLRMGPAWLIFGNRKRAGDYFHGERLEHWRADGVLTRLDAVFSRDPDGGGYVQDCMRAEARSLWEWLQDKQAVLYVCGNAQTLGEGVREALCDILSEQGGLGPDEARVRLRQWESEGRLRFDLID; via the coding sequence ATGAAGATCCTGGTCTTGCTGCATCGCTGGTTGACGCTGCTGTTGCTGCCGCTGTTCGGGCTGATCATCATCACCGGTGCCATCCTCTCTTTTGCGCCCATCATCAAGGACTTGGCCTCAGGCCCGGCGGCTCAGGAACCCGTTCCGGTGGATCGATTACTGCAGGTCCTTGCCCGGGTCGATCCCCAGGCCCGCTCCCGAGCGGTGGAGTTCGAGGAGCCGGGCATCGCCGTGGTGGAATTCAGTCGCCAGGGGCAGCGGGAATGGCAGGCCTTCGATTTGGGGTCCGGGCAGTTGCTGGAGCAACGGGCCATCGGGGCTGATTTTTTCCATACCGTGCAGCACCTTCATAAGCACCTGTTGCTGGACCTGGACATCGTGGTGGACATCGCCACCTACCTGATGGTGCTGGTGATCATCGTGGGCCCCTTGCTGGCCTGGCCTCGGCTACGCCACACCCTGGTGGGTTGGCATACGCTGCTGGGCTGGGCGGGATTTCCCCTGGTGCTCATGGTGTCGGCCACCGGCGTGATGATGGCCCTCTCTCTGGGTACACCGCAGTTCCCCGAGGTGGATCGCGATCAGGGGCACATGCCCATGGCTCAGGCCATCGAGCGGGCGGTGGAGGAGGGAGGTCTCACCCATGTTTGGGATGCCCGACGCATGCAGACCGCGGCAGTGGCCATCAATGGCCGCGCAGGAGAGGCATCTGCTGCCTTTGTGGTGACCCGCGATGATGTCACCCGGGTGGGCAGTTATCCTGGGCTGGTGGCGGAGCTGCACGAGGGGACCTGGGCCGGTGGCTGGTCGGGTGCCCTGAATCTTCTGGCCTCAATGCTGCTGATGGCATTGATGGTGACCGGGCTGGTCTCCTGGGGCCGGCGCGGACTGCAGTCCCGACGACGCACCGGCGATGCGGATGCCGACATCCTGGTGGCCTGGGCCAGCCAGACGGGCACGGCAGCACGCCTGGCGCAGGCCACCACCGAGGCCTTGCGCCAGGGCGGTGCCCGGGTCATGGGGGCCTCTCTGGCGGGCCTGAGTCCGTCCGAGCTCAAGGCGTTTCGGCGCGTATTCCTGATTGCCTCCACCGCCGGTGATGGCCAGGTGCCCGAACCGGCTCGAGGGTTTCTCAAGGCGCTGGAGGGAGCGAACCTGAAGGGCTGTCGCTTCGCCGTACTGGCCTTGGGGGATTCCAGTTACACCCACTTCTGCGCTGGTGGCCTTGTCCTGCATGATGCCCTGAAACGGGCTGGCGCCGAGGAATGCCTGCCACTGGTCAAGGTGGACTGCGACCCGACCGAACCCTGGGCGCAGTGGCTGCGGGACGTGGGCCAGGATGTGGGCGTGACCCCGGGTGCCGTGGAGGCGCCAAGAGGCGATCAGTCCGTCACGCTCACGCTGGAGCGGCGAACGCAACTCAACGACCCGGCCGATCCCGTCACCCACGAGGTCTGGAGCCTTCAATGGCAAAGCGCTGAACCCCTGGCCTTCCGGCCCGGCGACCTGCTTCTGGTTGCCCCCGGGGCAGGGGAGCCGGGACGCCCCTATTCCATTGGCAGCAGCAGCGAAGTGGATCCACATCGGTTGTTGCTCACGGTGGCCCTGACCCGGCGCCAGGATGCCGAGGGCAACAGCTGCTGGGGCAAGGCCTCGGGCCTGCTGTGCCGTGGCTTCAAGGAGGGCGATACCCTGGAGGCCACACTGCGTCCCCATCCGGACTTCAACCCGCCTGAAGATCCCAGCCGCCCCATGATCATGATCGCCGCTGGCTGTGGCGTTGCCCCCTTCGTGGGTTTTGTGGAGGAGCAGGCCCATGGGCTGCGCATGGGTCCCGCCTGGCTGATCTTCGGCAACCGCAAGCGTGCCGGCGATTATTTCCACGGTGAAAGACTGGAGCACTGGCGCGCCGACGGGGTGCTCACCCGCCTGGATGCGGTGTTCTCCCGTGACCCTGATGGGGGCGGGTATGTGCAGGATTGCATGCGTGCCGAGGCCCGATCCTTGTGGGAATGGCTGCAAGACAAGCAGGCTGTGCTCTATGTCTGCGGTAATGCCCAGACCCTGGGTGAGGGCGTGCGGGAAGCCCTGTGTGACATCCTGAGCGAACAGGGCGGGCTGGGCCCGGATGAGGCCCGAGTGCGCCTGCGGCAATGGGAGAGCGAGGGCAGGCTGCGCTTTGATCTGATCGACTGA
- a CDS encoding ferritin: MISTAMADKISDQINREFYSAYLYLALSTEADNANLRGTAAWFLAKYHEESAHGLKMVRYLLDQGAKVTHGAIAAPASQTGSVLAMFERTLEHEQQVTAAIHDIVDQALSEKDHATNIFMHWFVTEQIEEEATVNDILGRLRLFGDRSEGLLMIDNELAAAAKSMEQEEPVA; the protein is encoded by the coding sequence ATGATTTCCACCGCCATGGCCGACAAGATCAGCGATCAGATCAACCGCGAATTCTACTCAGCATACCTGTACCTCGCCCTCTCCACCGAGGCCGACAACGCCAATCTGCGCGGCACCGCGGCCTGGTTCCTGGCGAAGTACCACGAGGAGTCGGCGCACGGATTGAAGATGGTTCGCTATCTGCTTGATCAGGGCGCCAAGGTCACCCACGGCGCAATCGCCGCACCAGCGTCACAGACCGGCTCAGTGCTGGCCATGTTCGAGCGCACCCTGGAGCACGAACAGCAGGTCACCGCAGCCATCCACGACATCGTTGACCAGGCGCTCAGCGAAAAGGACCATGCCACCAACATCTTCATGCACTGGTTTGTCACTGAGCAGATCGAAGAGGAAGCCACCGTCAACGACATCCTCGGCCGGCTGCGCCTGTTCGGCGACCGCAGCGAAGGGTTGCTGATGATCGACAACGAGCTGGCCGCCGCCGCAAAGAGCATGGAACAGGAAGAGCCGGTCGCCTGA
- a CDS encoding metalloregulator ArsR/SmtB family transcription factor, with translation MNKLPETVFKALSDSTRLRCLTLLSQEGELCVCELTHAIQMPQPKVSRHLALLRESGLVADHRRGQWIFYRINPNLPAWVRDILERTAQEIAPTEPFVRDHERLATMADRPGATCVV, from the coding sequence ATGAACAAGTTACCGGAAACCGTTTTCAAGGCCCTGTCGGATTCCACACGCCTGCGGTGCCTCACCCTGCTCAGTCAGGAGGGTGAGCTCTGTGTGTGCGAGCTCACTCATGCCATCCAGATGCCCCAGCCCAAGGTGTCCCGCCACCTGGCCCTGCTGCGCGAGAGCGGTCTCGTCGCCGATCATCGACGCGGTCAGTGGATCTTTTACCGGATCAATCCCAATCTCCCGGCCTGGGTGCGCGACATCCTTGAACGCACCGCCCAGGAGATTGCCCCCACCGAGCCCTTCGTCCGCGACCATGAACGCCTGGCCACCATGGCCGACAGGCCCGGAGCCACGTGTGTGGTGTGA
- a CDS encoding thiol-disulfide oxidoreductase DCC family protein, which yields MVFYDGGCPLCRREIGHYRRLDKAGRVNWLDLHSHPEELDRLGVTWEQAMKRMHACDAEGRLTTGAYAFVTVWSALPGYRWLARVVSAIPGVLPVMDFGYGIFARYRRRQPATCELPKDS from the coding sequence ATGGTCTTCTACGATGGTGGCTGCCCCCTGTGTCGACGTGAGATCGGCCACTATCGGCGCCTGGACAAGGCTGGACGGGTCAACTGGCTTGATCTGCACAGTCATCCCGAGGAGCTGGATCGTCTGGGGGTGACCTGGGAGCAGGCCATGAAGCGGATGCATGCCTGCGACGCCGAGGGTCGGCTGACCACCGGTGCGTATGCCTTTGTCACCGTCTGGAGCGCCCTGCCAGGCTATCGCTGGCTGGCCAGGGTGGTATCGGCGATCCCCGGCGTGCTGCCGGTGATGGACTTTGGTTACGGCATCTTCGCCCGCTATCGTCGTCGGCAACCCGCGACCTGTGAGTTGCCCAAGGACTCCTGA
- the ubiG gene encoding bifunctional 2-polyprenyl-6-hydroxyphenol methylase/3-demethylubiquinol 3-O-methyltransferase UbiG has product MTTPAPESSIDPEEVARYTALADLWWDDQGPFWALHTLNRVRTRYILERLCHYLGRDPNADRPLDGLTMLDIGCGGGILSESMARLGARVHGVDVTGRNIVVARMHGEHAGLPVTYEEVSVETLAGRDTHYDVVLNMEVVEHVADLPGFMQACNRLLRPGGYGFIATINRTAASFVAAIIGAEYILRWLPRGTHQWKRFPTPDELEALLTPDGLEVIERTGVRGNPFNRRMSLAGYMGVNYMLMTHKPGPRLS; this is encoded by the coding sequence ATGACGACCCCGGCCCCAGAGTCTTCCATCGACCCGGAAGAGGTGGCCCGCTACACGGCTCTGGCCGATTTGTGGTGGGACGATCAGGGGCCTTTCTGGGCCCTGCACACCCTGAACCGGGTACGCACCCGCTATATCCTGGAGCGGCTTTGCCATTATCTGGGGCGCGACCCGAATGCCGATCGCCCACTGGACGGTCTCACCATGCTGGATATCGGCTGCGGAGGAGGGATTCTCAGTGAGTCCATGGCAAGGCTGGGTGCTCGCGTGCACGGGGTGGACGTGACCGGCCGCAATATCGTCGTGGCGCGGATGCATGGGGAACACGCCGGGTTGCCGGTCACCTATGAGGAGGTCTCCGTGGAGACACTGGCGGGCCGTGACACCCATTACGATGTGGTGCTCAACATGGAGGTGGTGGAGCATGTGGCGGATCTGCCCGGTTTCATGCAGGCCTGCAACCGCCTGCTGCGTCCCGGGGGCTATGGCTTTATTGCCACCATCAACCGCACGGCGGCTTCCTTTGTGGCCGCCATCATTGGTGCGGAGTACATCCTGCGCTGGCTGCCCCGGGGCACCCATCAGTGGAAGCGCTTCCCCACGCCGGACGAACTCGAGGCCCTGCTCACGCCGGATGGTCTGGAGGTGATCGAACGCACGGGTGTACGGGGCAATCCGTTCAACCGCCGCATGAGTCTGGCCGGGTACATGGGGGTGAACTACATGCTCATGACGCACAAGCCCGGCCCCCGTCTATCTTGA